One genomic window of Borreliella garinii includes the following:
- a CDS encoding FAD binding domain-containing protein: MVNVKVYYPENFNILSNLFNKNLNNYIIYNELDFKKNPNLFNRETPIDNFFLVGNFEKFNKVSLRGNFLEMGPCVTYNEILKIGKKNIPSLFYEFISKFNDKIYLNSINLANGFYYKNTIFDIYPLLLSLDAQIEFKNVLTKKTYVFSAYNLNRAEYIANRSTVLVTKFKFPMMNLYNRSFYHKVFFNTLSFDILEEADIIFICILLNIKRDVINDFLLKIFYDDKVIVIKDFQILLLNKSLPLSFSEIENSLKMLDKNIRDSKNFNIGERNLKLIKNFYLDILMNFNF; encoded by the coding sequence ATGGTTAATGTAAAGGTTTATTATCCTGAAAATTTTAATATACTATCTAATTTATTTAACAAAAATTTAAATAATTATATCATTTATAATGAGCTAGATTTTAAAAAAAATCCTAATTTATTTAATAGGGAAACGCCTATTGATAATTTTTTTCTTGTTGGTAATTTTGAAAAATTTAATAAGGTATCTTTAAGGGGTAATTTTCTTGAGATGGGGCCTTGTGTTACTTACAACGAGATACTTAAGATTGGTAAGAAAAATATTCCAAGTCTTTTTTATGAATTTATTTCGAAATTTAATGATAAAATATATTTAAATAGTATTAACCTTGCAAATGGGTTTTATTATAAAAACACTATTTTTGATATTTATCCTTTATTATTAAGCCTTGATGCACAAATTGAGTTTAAAAATGTTTTAACCAAAAAAACTTATGTTTTTAGTGCTTATAATTTAAATAGAGCTGAGTATATTGCAAACCGAAGTACTGTTCTTGTTACTAAATTTAAATTTCCAATGATGAATCTATATAACAGAAGCTTTTATCATAAAGTATTTTTCAATACCTTATCTTTTGATATTTTAGAAGAAGCGGACATTATCTTTATATGCATTCTTTTAAACATAAAAAGAGACGTTATAAATGATTTTTTGTTAAAGATATTTTATGATGATAAGGTGATTGTCATAAAGGATTTTCAGATTTTACTTTTAAACAAATCTTTGCCACTTTCATTTTCTGAGATAGAAAATTCTCTTAAAATGTTGGATAAAAACATAAGAGATTCTAAAAATTTTAATATAGGAGAGAGAAATTTAAAGCTAATAAAGAATTTTTATTTAGATATATTAATGAATTTTAATTTTTAA